The Bacillota bacterium genomic interval GACCTCCGTCTATTTCCAGCATATCCTGATAGTTTCATTATTACCACCTATCGTGGATACGATGATTATACCACATGTCTACGTAAAATAAAGTTGTAGACTGGCCACTCAGGAGTTACAAGGTCTCCGGTAATCCATAGTATGTTGCCTCGGAAATTAAAGTTGTATACTGGTGAGCCAGGGCACCCAAGGTTTTGTGAAAATAAAGTTGTATACTGGACCAGTAGCATCCCTATTTCCCGGGCTGAATCAGCTTCCACCCTCATCAACCGTGTCTTCTGATGCACCTTGATATGAGAAGGTCTTCTTCCAGAGCTACCCCCTGCGACATCAATCAAAAAGCTATTTCCCGTTTGCCAGTTGCTGTATCTTATGCCGTAGATCCTCAGGAATAGTTAAGTCAACGGTTGGACTTGCAGCAAGAATGATTTTCGCCGCAGCGGACCACCCTCGACCAGTAGATTCGCAAGCTTCACGGATGGTACCGACGTAAATGTTAGGGGCATGAAGCAGGAAACGCTTTTCGCACAAGCGTAGCCAATCTCTGCGCACGAGAATATCAAAACCGATTGGTTTCCGGGTCCGACTAAGCGCTTTCATACCGGTGGTACTCCCCTGTCCATAATCAACTCCTTATGAATGAGGCCAATATATACGGATACGTTGTTCTACCCTTTGCCGCACTGTTTGATATAAACGGATTTGAGCGTCAGAATGCTCAAGGGACACGGCAATCGCATACCTTTGATTACCGGTTTCATTGCCAGCAAATCTTGAATTACAACCAACAAGGAGGTGCCAAATAACTGAACCATTAGGATCTGGGCGATAATTGAAGGGACGCCGACTTTGACTTTTGTAAACCGCACATTGCACCGTTGACCACTCTAATGACGTATACGGAGGTCTGGCGTTTACCACATTGGACTGTGAAATCCTGGGTTGGGTGCCCACTCCTCGGGCAAGAGACATTGCATTACGTATTTCATCCGCCGTCAGGCCACGATAGATTTGAAACCACATAGTGTTGGCCAAATAGTCCTTGCGTGTGCCACGGATAGGGGGATCATAGGCCAGCGTGACCCTCACCGACCTGCGACCGGAACGGGTAACAAACTCATCCGGAAGCTCTATCTCATAAAGGTGAAAATGATCCAGTGGAATTTCATCCTCGGCAATAAGGGTTGTGCGTTGCTCCGTGGAAAAAGCGGCCCGGTTTATGTCCGGTTGACCAAAGCCAATGGTACGCAGTATCCGCTTCTCCGCCTCTGCCTCTGTATACCCTTCTCCCATCCATCGAGCAGCCTGCTCACTAACTCGCGCCGAATGCACCGCCAAACAGCGGATAAGATTGGCACTCGGCGGAGTCCCTCTCGGATTAGCACGTCTTAGTTCATCTGCGATAACCGCACAGCAGTGCGTGACGTGGGCCGCAGACACACTTGTGCCACAGGCGACACTCAGCAATCGCGTTCCCTGGTAGTCAAACCGGAGGGAAGGTTCGCCAAGTAAAGGATCCTGTTTTCTCCAGTTCGTCCCAGCAATCAGTGAAGAGTTTCCCCCAAAAGCGGTCAGCTCAGGCTTGATCCCTCTACTGACACCCATACCACTCTCACTGAGAGTACCGCTTCGTGTAAACGGCGACGGGCAACCGGCAGGTGAACCGACCAGAGGAGGGCGATGTGCAGGTTTGGTAGTCGCTTGGAAAGATGTTTCCCCACGCGCCACAGAACCTACCGTCAGGGATAGTGCAGCAGTTGCCGGATCTATCAACGCATGCTCATCAGTTAAAAGTTGTTCCCGGACCGCTTCTTGGAAGCTTGCCGACGTGCTGGCTACCGGTATGGCCGGCGAACCCACGTTGCCACTTGAAACCACGATGACAATATCCAGTTCTCGGGCCAGTTCGTCCAACATTTGCGCCCAGGGCAGTTGCCGGCCACCCCGGTATTGCCTGAACTGGTGACCGAAAGAAATATTGAAAACGCGACAGGAGTATTCGCGCACAAAAGCAGTGATTGCTTCCCTAACCTGCGTCTCAACCCTCTTCTCGTCCCCAAAACCTACCTGGTCATTTTCCAGCCGCCGCATAACCTTTGCACTGAGTAATCGGACGCGGGGCAACCACGAATTTCGGCGCAGGCAATCCACAATGTCACCATATACGACTATTCCGGCCATATGAGTCCCGTGCCCCACCTTATCCACCGGTGTATTTTCGCCCGAATCAAAGTCACGTTCATCCACCACAACACCGGAAAGAAGAGGATGCCCAGCCACAATACCGGAATCAACCACACACGCTAAAGGCCCGTCATCCGGCAGCACCGGAACATCCGACGGAAGCTCGATAGGATCAAAAATGCTGAATTCCGGGACAAGCCCTTGCGGTGGAAGATCTACCAATGCAACCCGATCATAGTTGAGCAACGCTTCAAGCGTCTGATTCGTTCCCTGCACCCGCGCCAACAGCAAAGTATCAGCGACCGAAGTTGGTGGATCGGTAACCCGGCCACCTGCCCTTTCAACCACTTCCCGGAATTGTCCTATAGCCCTAGCAACAAGAGCTCTTCCTGGATGCCAAAGATCAACATCAAAATAGTAAAGCCCATCGGCATCGGTAAGTTCCTGGGTTTGCAGACGAATCCCGCGTCTGTCATTTGGACCTAAACTCCTCGCTCCGATCATGGAATCGAAGAGTTCACGACGCTGGTTGGCCGTCAACCTGTCCCGTTCCAACCTTGAAGCTTGATAACTCCTTAGTTCATCTTGGAATCTACTGTTCGCTTCCCGATCTTCAAATTGCACCAATAGGTTATGTAAGGTACGAAACGACTTTTTGCTCGGTTTTTGTGATGTTATCCCATACCGCAGGTTCTGTGCCTGTTGTTCATTGGACATAAACTGAATGGCTGCATCCCGCTCTGCAAAACATACTTCCAAGCGGATTGGATCAATACTTCCGCCGGAGGCCCTTTGCCGCTCTATAGACAGAATGCCCATACTATCCTGATCGACACGTTCAACAAAGGATTCCAGATGGTCAGGCGTTTCAAAGCGGAGCAGCAGTGCATAGTACGGAGGGGATACAGAT includes:
- a CDS encoding S8 family peptidase, which produces MPIPDGHYHHIRWRRLPDAAVRRSGPPSMARPPLRRDVAEHGRVLHQQVQEAFQTNEAGRRISGVDPATLLVLELAFLEISGREHLERLGVQLIEEQQRKESVSPPYYALLLRFETPDHLESFVERVDQDSMGILSIERQRASGGSIDPIRLEVCFAERDAAIQFMSNEQQAQNLRYGITSQKPSKKSFRTLHNLLVQFEDREANSRFQDELRSYQASRLERDRLTANQRRELFDSMIGARSLGPNDRRGIRLQTQELTDADGLYYFDVDLWHPGRALVARAIGQFREVVERAGGRVTDPPTSVADTLLLARVQGTNQTLEALLNYDRVALVDLPPQGLVPEFSIFDPIELPSDVPVLPDDGPLACVVDSGIVAGHPLLSGVVVDERDFDSGENTPVDKVGHGTHMAGIVVYGDIVDCLRRNSWLPRVRLLSAKVMRRLENDQVGFGDEKRVETQVREAITAFVREYSCRVFNISFGHQFRQYRGGRQLPWAQMLDELARELDIVIVVSSGNVGSPAIPVASTSASFQEAVREQLLTDEHALIDPATAALSLTVGSVARGETSFQATTKPAHRPPLVGSPAGCPSPFTRSGTLSESGMGVSRGIKPELTAFGGNSSLIAGTNWRKQDPLLGEPSLRFDYQGTRLLSVACGTSVSAAHVTHCCAVIADELRRANPRGTPPSANLIRCLAVHSARVSEQAARWMGEGYTEAEAEKRILRTIGFGQPDINRAAFSTEQRTTLIAEDEIPLDHFHLYEIELPDEFVTRSGRRSVRVTLAYDPPIRGTRKDYLANTMWFQIYRGLTADEIRNAMSLARGVGTQPRISQSNVVNARPPYTSLEWSTVQCAVYKSQSRRPFNYRPDPNGSVIWHLLVGCNSRFAGNETGNQRYAIAVSLEHSDAQIRLYQTVRQRVEQRIRIYWPHS